Proteins encoded by one window of Amaranthus tricolor cultivar Red isolate AtriRed21 chromosome 4, ASM2621246v1, whole genome shotgun sequence:
- the LOC130810369 gene encoding uncharacterized protein LOC130810369 isoform X1 gives MPPRTKKSAATPAKKSAKTSKAPAKSEVKSNDVVLSENNENVHSNTSTDLSLELKSDVNGSFSLRKEDEVKEDEYEKDERLDLEDNEPEYEPEEYGGEYDEKEGDQDDLQEEGDEGMEEVEDGDLDEEEEEEEEEGDVAEEDMEEVPEELEGEEDDEHADADEGQEHDHEPDHEQTELFDAAEAHEHHELFKERRKRKEFEVFVGGLDKDATKEDLKEVFSAVGDVTEVRLMMNPQTKKNKGFAFLRFATVEQAKRAVTELKNPVVKGKQCGVTPSQDSDTLFLGNICKTWTKEKLKEKLKLYGIENVEDLTLVEDSNNEGKNRGFAFLEFSSRSEAMDAFKRLQKRDVLLGVERPAKVSFADSFIDPGDEIMAQVKTVFIDGLLASWDEDRVRVLLKKFGEIEKVELARNMPSARRKDFGFVTFDSHDAAVTCAKSINNVELGEGDHKAKVRARLSRPLQRGKGKGHSRGDHKGARIIGRRPRAPWNRPLPRAFPPRARGLGSRIPAAAGRGLKRPIGIRDRRPPPPMPARARPLPPPSRSYERRAPAPPPSKSSLKRDYPRREELPPRSRPVADYSSRLPPERRPSYRDDYDARSPVYADAHRSSASRSAARRPYPDDSYAPRYERPLPSYREGRPRDYDSLSGSKRSYSAMDDVPSRYADPGQGVRHSRARLDYDIPSGSSQYGDSYGDRGGRSTVGYSGSSSRSSMSAQDSHGLYSSRQGMSYSGSYSGNDGVYSSTYGNEYASRGSDVGGSSYSSMYSGRGLGGSSYMGGGSSGSYY, from the exons AAGAAGATGAGGTTAAAGAggatgaatatgaaaaagatgaACGGTTGGACCTTGAGGATAACGAACCAGAATATGAACCAGAAGAATATGGTGGTGAGTATGATGAGAAGGAAGGTGACCAAGATGATTTGCAGGAGGAAGGGGATGAAGGTATGGAGGAAGTGGAGGATGGTGATTTAGATGAAgaggaggaggaagaggaagaagagggaGACGTGGCTGAGGAGGACATGGAAGAAGTTCCAGAGGAACTTGAGggtgaagaagatgatgagcATGCGGATGCTGACGAGGGACAGGAGCATGATCATGAACCTGATCATGAGCAGACTGAACTGTTTGATGCCGCAGAAGCACATGAACACCATGAACTTTTCAAAGAGAGGCGCAAACGCAAGGAATTCGAAGTGTTTGTTGGTGGGTTGGACAAAGATGCTACCAAGGAGGATTTGAAGGAAGTTTTCAGTGCTGTAGGCGACGTTACTGAAGTCAGGCTCATGATGAACCCTCAGACCAAAAAGAACAAGGGCTTTGCATTCTTACGCTTTGCCACTGTTGAACAGGCAAAGCGTGCTGTCACAGAGCTAAAAAATCCTGTG GTTAAGGGGAAGCAATGTGGTGTCACTCCAAGTCAGGACAGCGATACTCtatttttgggtaacatatGCAAGACATGGACGAAGGAAAAA TTAAAAGAGAAACTGAAACTTTATGGAATAGAAAATGTTGAGGACTTGACGTTAGTGGAAGATAGTAACAATGAAGGGAAAAATAGAGGTTTTGCTTTTTTGGAGTTTTCCTCTCGTTCCGAGGCCATGGATGCTTTTAAACGTCTTCAGAAGAGGGATGTTTTACTGGGAGTTGAGAGGCCTGCAAAAGTTTCTTTTGCGGATTCTTTCATCGATCCTGGAGATGAAATTATGGCCCAG GTCAAAACTGTGTTTATCGATGGTCTTCTTGCCTCTTGGGATGAGGATCGCGTTCGTGTGCTGCTCAAGAAGTTTGGGGAGATTGAAAAGGTTGAACTTGCTCGCAATATGCCATCTGCGAGAAGAAAGGATTTTGGCTTTGTTACTTTTGACTCTCATGATGCAGCAGTAACTTGTGCTAAAAGCATTAATAATGTAGAATTGGGTGAAGGAGATCACAAG GCTAAAGTAAGAGCCAGATTGTCCAGGCCATTGCAACGGGGCAAGGGTAAAGGTCACTCCCGAGGCGATCACAAGGGGGCTCGTATTATTGGACGACGTCCTAGGGCTCCATGGAACCGCCCATTACCACGTGCCTTTCCTCCTCGTGCAAGGGGCCTTGGGAGCCGTATTCCAGCTGCTGCGGGACGTGGCTTGAAGAGGCCTATTGGAATACGGGATAGGCGCCCCCCACCACCCATGCCTGCTAGAGCCAGGCCATTGCCACCTCCATCGAGGTCATATGAAAGGAGAGCTCCTG CTCCACCACCAAGTAAGAGTAGTTTGAAGAGGGATTATCCCAGGAGGGAGGAGCTCCCACCAAGAAGCAGGCCTGTGGCAGACTATAGTTCTAGGTTGCCTCCTGAAAGGCGACCATCTTATAGGGATGATTATGATGCTCGTTCGCCCGTTTATGCTGATGCACATAGGAGCAGTGCCTCACGCTCTGCAGCAAGGAGACCTTATCCCGATGATAGCTATGCCCCAAGATATGAAAGGCCACTTCCAAGTTACCGTGAAGGACGTCCTCGTGATTACGATTCTTTGTCTGGTTCAAAACGCTCTTATAGTGCAATG GATGATGTTCCTTCACGGTACGCTGATCCTGGGCAAGGTGTGCGCCATTCAAGGGCACGTTTAGACTATGACATTCCATCTGGAAGCTCTCAGTATGGGGATTCATATGGTGATAG AGGGGGAAGATCTACCGTTGGATACAGTGGCAGCAGCAGCAGAAGCTCAATGTCTGCTCAGGATTCTCATGGGCTTTACAGTAGTCGTCAGGGTATGAGCTATAGTG gTTCATACAGTGGCAATGATGGTGTGTATTCTTCAACCTACGGCAATGAATATGCGTCTCGTGGATCTGAT GTTGGTGGAAGCTCGTATTCCTCTATGTATTCTGGCCGTGGTTTGGGAGGAAGTAGTTACATGGGAGGCGGCAGTTCTGGTTCTTATTATTGA
- the LOC130810369 gene encoding uncharacterized protein LOC130810369 isoform X2, with translation MPPRTKKSAATPAKKSAKTSKAPAKSEVKSNDVVLSENNENVHSNTSTDLSLELKSDVNGSFSLRKEDEVKEDEYEKDERLDLEDNEPEYEPEEYGGEYDEKEGDQDDLQEEGDEGMEEVEDGDLDEEEEEEEEEGDVAEEDMEEVPEELEGEEDDEHADADEGQEHDHEPDHEQTELFDAAEAHEHHELFKERRKRKEFEVFVGGLDKDATKEDLKEVFSAVGDVTEVRLMMNPQTKKNKGFAFLRFATVEQAKRAVTELKNPVVKGKQCGVTPSQDSDTLFLGNICKTWTKEKLKEKLKLYGIENVEDLTLVEDSNNEGKNRGFAFLEFSSRSEAMDAFKRLQKRDVLLGVERPAKVSFADSFIDPGDEIMAQVKTVFIDGLLASWDEDRVRVLLKKFGEIEKVELARNMPSARRKDFGFVTFDSHDAAVTCAKSINNVELGEGDHKAKVRARLSRPLQRGKGKGHSRGDHKGARIIGRRPRAPWNRPLPRAFPPRARGLGSRIPAAAGRGLKRPIGIRDRRPPPPMPARARPLPPPSRSYERRAPAPPPSKSSLKRDYPRREELPPRSRPVADYSSRLPPERRPSYRDDYDARSPVYADAHRSSASRSAARRPYPDDSYAPRYERPLPSYREGRPRDYDSLSGSKRSYSAMDDVPSRYADPGQGVRHSRARLDYDIPSGSSQYGDSYGDRGGRSTVGYSGSSSRSSMSAQDSHGLYSSRQGSYSGNDGVYSSTYGNEYASRGSDVGGSSYSSMYSGRGLGGSSYMGGGSSGSYY, from the exons AAGAAGATGAGGTTAAAGAggatgaatatgaaaaagatgaACGGTTGGACCTTGAGGATAACGAACCAGAATATGAACCAGAAGAATATGGTGGTGAGTATGATGAGAAGGAAGGTGACCAAGATGATTTGCAGGAGGAAGGGGATGAAGGTATGGAGGAAGTGGAGGATGGTGATTTAGATGAAgaggaggaggaagaggaagaagagggaGACGTGGCTGAGGAGGACATGGAAGAAGTTCCAGAGGAACTTGAGggtgaagaagatgatgagcATGCGGATGCTGACGAGGGACAGGAGCATGATCATGAACCTGATCATGAGCAGACTGAACTGTTTGATGCCGCAGAAGCACATGAACACCATGAACTTTTCAAAGAGAGGCGCAAACGCAAGGAATTCGAAGTGTTTGTTGGTGGGTTGGACAAAGATGCTACCAAGGAGGATTTGAAGGAAGTTTTCAGTGCTGTAGGCGACGTTACTGAAGTCAGGCTCATGATGAACCCTCAGACCAAAAAGAACAAGGGCTTTGCATTCTTACGCTTTGCCACTGTTGAACAGGCAAAGCGTGCTGTCACAGAGCTAAAAAATCCTGTG GTTAAGGGGAAGCAATGTGGTGTCACTCCAAGTCAGGACAGCGATACTCtatttttgggtaacatatGCAAGACATGGACGAAGGAAAAA TTAAAAGAGAAACTGAAACTTTATGGAATAGAAAATGTTGAGGACTTGACGTTAGTGGAAGATAGTAACAATGAAGGGAAAAATAGAGGTTTTGCTTTTTTGGAGTTTTCCTCTCGTTCCGAGGCCATGGATGCTTTTAAACGTCTTCAGAAGAGGGATGTTTTACTGGGAGTTGAGAGGCCTGCAAAAGTTTCTTTTGCGGATTCTTTCATCGATCCTGGAGATGAAATTATGGCCCAG GTCAAAACTGTGTTTATCGATGGTCTTCTTGCCTCTTGGGATGAGGATCGCGTTCGTGTGCTGCTCAAGAAGTTTGGGGAGATTGAAAAGGTTGAACTTGCTCGCAATATGCCATCTGCGAGAAGAAAGGATTTTGGCTTTGTTACTTTTGACTCTCATGATGCAGCAGTAACTTGTGCTAAAAGCATTAATAATGTAGAATTGGGTGAAGGAGATCACAAG GCTAAAGTAAGAGCCAGATTGTCCAGGCCATTGCAACGGGGCAAGGGTAAAGGTCACTCCCGAGGCGATCACAAGGGGGCTCGTATTATTGGACGACGTCCTAGGGCTCCATGGAACCGCCCATTACCACGTGCCTTTCCTCCTCGTGCAAGGGGCCTTGGGAGCCGTATTCCAGCTGCTGCGGGACGTGGCTTGAAGAGGCCTATTGGAATACGGGATAGGCGCCCCCCACCACCCATGCCTGCTAGAGCCAGGCCATTGCCACCTCCATCGAGGTCATATGAAAGGAGAGCTCCTG CTCCACCACCAAGTAAGAGTAGTTTGAAGAGGGATTATCCCAGGAGGGAGGAGCTCCCACCAAGAAGCAGGCCTGTGGCAGACTATAGTTCTAGGTTGCCTCCTGAAAGGCGACCATCTTATAGGGATGATTATGATGCTCGTTCGCCCGTTTATGCTGATGCACATAGGAGCAGTGCCTCACGCTCTGCAGCAAGGAGACCTTATCCCGATGATAGCTATGCCCCAAGATATGAAAGGCCACTTCCAAGTTACCGTGAAGGACGTCCTCGTGATTACGATTCTTTGTCTGGTTCAAAACGCTCTTATAGTGCAATG GATGATGTTCCTTCACGGTACGCTGATCCTGGGCAAGGTGTGCGCCATTCAAGGGCACGTTTAGACTATGACATTCCATCTGGAAGCTCTCAGTATGGGGATTCATATGGTGATAG AGGGGGAAGATCTACCGTTGGATACAGTGGCAGCAGCAGCAGAAGCTCAATGTCTGCTCAGGATTCTCATGGGCTTTACAGTAGTCGTCAGG gTTCATACAGTGGCAATGATGGTGTGTATTCTTCAACCTACGGCAATGAATATGCGTCTCGTGGATCTGAT GTTGGTGGAAGCTCGTATTCCTCTATGTATTCTGGCCGTGGTTTGGGAGGAAGTAGTTACATGGGAGGCGGCAGTTCTGGTTCTTATTATTGA